One window of the Triticum dicoccoides isolate Atlit2015 ecotype Zavitan chromosome 3B, WEW_v2.0, whole genome shotgun sequence genome contains the following:
- the LOC119280608 gene encoding uncharacterized protein LOC119280608: protein MESRGSARGRDRGHLDHHRQVLLLRPAAAWSYASDGGGVSWPAQRSLSASYTCGYCKREFRSAQALGSHMNVHRWERAKIRRYYCSAYPAALAPAAVHRDWVPNLNFSPPRCPDGDYGGTSWATPPVYSSFSTAAGAKAAKAALVVDLELGVEGGGGGLDLELRLGCS from the coding sequence ATGGAGAGCAGGGGCAGCGCGAGAGGACGAGACCGCGGCCACCTCGACCATCATCGGCAGGTGCTACTGCTGAGGCCGGCCGCGGCATGGAGCTACGCCTCCGACGGCGGCGGCGTGTCGTGGCCGGCGCAGAGGTCGCTGTCGGCTTCGTACACGTGCGGCTACTGCAAGAGGGAGTTCCGGTCGGCGCAGGCGCTCGGGAGTCACATGAATGTGCACCGCTGGGAGAGGGCCAAGATCCGCCGCTACTACTGCTCCGCCTACCCCGCGGCTCTAGCTCCAGCTGCTGTCCATAGGGACTGGGTGCCCAACCTCAACTTCTCGCCGCCGCGTTGCCCCGATGGCGACTATGGCGGCACATCCTGGGCGACCCCGCCCGTCTACAGCTCCTTCTCTACCGCGGCGGGCGCGAAGGCGGCGAAGGCTGCGTTGGTGGTGGACCTGGAGCTGGGggtcgaaggaggaggaggaggtttggATCTTGAGCTTAGGCTTGGCTGCTCTTGA